The following are encoded together in the Caretta caretta isolate rCarCar2 chromosome 17, rCarCar1.hap1, whole genome shotgun sequence genome:
- the TUBD1 gene encoding tubulin delta chain isoform X1 produces MSIVTVQLGQCGNQIGYEVFNAICSDFHSTRGICSKKENESYQEACKERFFSEEKTGVPVARAVLVDMEPKVISQTLSMAARSGHWKYDHQSHFCQKQGSGNNWANGYSVHGPRYRDVIMNLVQKEAEKCDRLSGFFTVMSMAGGTGSGMGAYVTQCLRDAFPTSFILNQVIWPYGTGEVIVQNYNSVLTLSHLYQSSDALLVHENDAIHKICAQLMNIKKISFRDVNQVIAHQLGSVFQPTYSSEGASQYSRSPLGDLMESLVPHPELKMLGLRNIPQMSENSLAYSTFTWPGLIKHLRQMLIAHAKMEEGIDWQVRPPLPGHPVPPKASPNQALHFNTSVANLVVLRGKDVQSVDLGGFRDPALYTSWLNPQEAFHIWKTPRAFNKYEKSASLVSNSQFLLQLMDNIVGKAWNMFASKAYVHQYTKFGIEEEDFLDCFTTLEQVISSYASL; encoded by the exons ATGTCAATAGTCACAGTACAGCTTGGTCAGTGTGGTAACCAGATTGGTTACGAGGTGTTTAATGCTATCTGCAGTGACTTCCACAGCACACGTGGAATCTGCTCCAAGAAGGAGAATGAATCCTATCAGGAAGCTTGCAAGGAACGTTTCTTCAGTGAGGAGAAAACTGGAG taccTGTTGCCCGGGCTGTACTTGTTGACATGGAACCTAAAGTAATCAGTCAGACCCTCTCAATGGCTGCTAGGTCTGGCCACTGGAAATATGACCACCAGTCACACTTCTGTCAGAAACAAGGGTCTGGAAACAACTGGGCAAATGG TTACTCTGTTCATGGGCCCAGATACAGAGACGTTATCATGAACCTGGTACAGAAGGAAGCAGAGAAATGTGATCGACtcagtggatttttcacagtAATGAGCATGGCTGGTGGCACAGGATCAGGCATGGGAGCCTATGTGACCCAGTGCTTAAGGGATGCTTTTCCGACCTCATTTATACTCAACCAGGTTATCTGGCCCTATGGAACCGGTGAG GTTATTGTTCAAAACTACAACTCAGTTCTGACACTCTCACACCTGTACCAGTCATCAGATGCTCTCCTTGTTCACGAAAATGATGCCATCCACAAGATCTGTGCTCAGCTAATGAATATTAAAAAGATCTCCTTCAGGGATGTAAATCAAGTAATTGCACATCAGCTGGGAAGTGTGTTCCAGCCCACTTATTCCTCAGAAGGGGCCTCACAGTATAGCAGAAGCCCACTAG GAGACTTAATGGAGTCGTTAGTTCCCCATCCTGAACTCAAGATGTTGGGTCTTCGTAACATACCGCAGATGTCAGAAAACTCCCTGGCATACAGCACATTTACTTGGCCTGGGCTCATCAAACATCTAAGACAGATGCTTATTGCTCATGCTAAGATGGAAGAAG GTATCGATTGGCAGGTGCGACCACCATTGCCAGGGCATCCTGTCCCCCCAAAAGCCTCTCCAAATCAGGCACTACATTTTAACACCTCCGTTGCCAACCTGGTTGTCCTACGAGGAAAAGATGTGCAAAGCGTTGATCTAG GAGGTTTCAGAGATCCAGCATTGTATACATCCTGGCTAAACCCTCAAGAGGCTTTTCATATATGGAAAACACCAAGAGCCTTTAACAAGTATGAAAAATCTGCTTCTTTGGTCAGCAACAGCCAGTTCTTGCTGCAACTTATGGACAACATTGTGGGGAAAGCTTGGAATATGTTTGCTTCCAA AGCCTACGTTCACCAGTACACTAAGTTTGGGATCGAAGAAGAGGACTTTCTGGACTGCTTCACAACTCTGGAACAGGTTATTTCTAGTTATGCTAGCCTTTGA
- the TUBD1 gene encoding tubulin delta chain isoform X2 encodes MLFRPHLYSTRLSGPMEPVIVQNYNSVLTLSHLYQSSDALLVHENDAIHKICAQLMNIKKISFRDVNQVIAHQLGSVFQPTYSSEGASQYSRSPLGDLMESLVPHPELKMLGLRNIPQMSENSLAYSTFTWPGLIKHLRQMLIAHAKMEEGIDWQVRPPLPGHPVPPKASPNQALHFNTSVANLVVLRGKDVQSVDLGGFRDPALYTSWLNPQEAFHIWKTPRAFNKYEKSASLVSNSQFLLQLMDNIVGKAWNMFASKAYVHQYTKFGIEEEDFLDCFTTLEQVISSYASL; translated from the exons ATGCTTTTCCGACCTCATTTATACTCAACCAGGTTATCTGGCCCTATGGAACCG GTTATTGTTCAAAACTACAACTCAGTTCTGACACTCTCACACCTGTACCAGTCATCAGATGCTCTCCTTGTTCACGAAAATGATGCCATCCACAAGATCTGTGCTCAGCTAATGAATATTAAAAAGATCTCCTTCAGGGATGTAAATCAAGTAATTGCACATCAGCTGGGAAGTGTGTTCCAGCCCACTTATTCCTCAGAAGGGGCCTCACAGTATAGCAGAAGCCCACTAG GAGACTTAATGGAGTCGTTAGTTCCCCATCCTGAACTCAAGATGTTGGGTCTTCGTAACATACCGCAGATGTCAGAAAACTCCCTGGCATACAGCACATTTACTTGGCCTGGGCTCATCAAACATCTAAGACAGATGCTTATTGCTCATGCTAAGATGGAAGAAG GTATCGATTGGCAGGTGCGACCACCATTGCCAGGGCATCCTGTCCCCCCAAAAGCCTCTCCAAATCAGGCACTACATTTTAACACCTCCGTTGCCAACCTGGTTGTCCTACGAGGAAAAGATGTGCAAAGCGTTGATCTAG GAGGTTTCAGAGATCCAGCATTGTATACATCCTGGCTAAACCCTCAAGAGGCTTTTCATATATGGAAAACACCAAGAGCCTTTAACAAGTATGAAAAATCTGCTTCTTTGGTCAGCAACAGCCAGTTCTTGCTGCAACTTATGGACAACATTGTGGGGAAAGCTTGGAATATGTTTGCTTCCAA AGCCTACGTTCACCAGTACACTAAGTTTGGGATCGAAGAAGAGGACTTTCTGGACTGCTTCACAACTCTGGAACAGGTTATTTCTAGTTATGCTAGCCTTTGA
- the RPS6KB1 gene encoding ribosomal protein S6 kinase beta-1 isoform X1, whose translation MAGVFDIDLDQPEDAGSDEELEEGGQLSESMDHGGVGQYEIGMEHCEKFEISETSVNRGPEKIRPECFELLRVLGKGGYGKVFQVRKVTGANTGKIFAMKVLKKAMIVRNAKDTAHTKAERNILEEVKHPFIVDLIYAFQTGGKLYLILEYLSGGELFMQLEREGIFMEDTACFYLAEISMALGHLHQKGIIYRDLKPENIMLNHQGHVKLTDFGLCKESIHDGTVTHTFCGTIEYMAPEILMRSGHNRAVDWWSLGALMYDMLTGAPPFTGENRKKTIDKILKCKLNLPPYLTQEARDLLKKLLKRNAASRLGAGSGDAGEVQAHPFFRHINWEELLARKVEPPFKPLLQSEEDVSQFDSKFTRQTPVDSPDDSTLSESANRVFLGFTYVAPSVLESVKEKFSFEPKIRSPRRFIGSPRTPVSPVKFSPGDFWGRGASASAPNTQTPVEYPMETSGIEQMDVTVCGEASAPLPIRQPNSGPYKKQAFPMISKRPEHLRMNL comes from the exons ATGGCGGGCGTGTTCGACATTGACCTGGACCAGCCCGAAGACGCGGGTTCGGACGAGGAGTTGGAGGAGGGG gGTCAGTTAAGTGAAAGCATGGACCATGGAGGAGTTGGCCAATATGAAAT TGGCATGGAACATTGTGAAAAATTTGAGATTTCGGAAACGAGTGTAAACAGAGGTCCAGAAAAGATCCGACCAGAATGCTTTGAGTTACTACGTGTACTTGGCAAAGGAGGTTATGGAAAG GTTTTTCAAGTACGAAAAGTAACAGGAGCAAATACTGGAAAAATTTTTGCCATGAAAGTTCTTAAAAAG GCGATGATTGTAAGGAATGCAAAAGATACAGCACACACAAAAGCTGAGCGTAATATCCTGGAGGAAGTGAAGCATCCCTTCATTGTAGATTTAATTTATGCCTTTCAGACTGGTGGAAAACTCTACCTCATCCTTGAGTATCTCAGTG GAGGAGAACTATTTATGCAGTTAGAGAGAGAGGGAATTTTTATGGAAGACACAGCCTG CTTTTACTTGGCAGAGATCTCAATGGCTTTGGGGCACTTACATCAAAAAGGAATCATCTATCGAGATCTGAAGCCGGAAAATATCATGCTTAATCATCAAG gtcATGTAAAACTAACAGACTTCGGACTGTGTAAAGAATCTATTCATGATGGAACAGTCACACACACTTTCTGTGGAACAATAGAATACAT GGCCCCTGAAATCTTGATGAGAAGTGGGCATAATCGTGCTGTGGACTGGTGGAGTTTGGGGGCATTGATGTATGACATGCTGACTGGAGCA CCCCCGTTCACTGGGGAGAACCGAAAGAAAACCATTGACAAGATTCTCAAATGTAAACTCAACTTGCCTCCCTACCTCACGCAAGAAGCCAGAGATCTGCTTAAAAAG CTGCTAAAAAGAAATGCTGCCTCACGTCTAGGAGCTGGTTCTGGAGATGCTGGAGAAGTTCAG GCTCACCCTTTCTTCAGACACATTAACTGGGAAGAGCTGCTAGCTCGGAAGGTGGAACCTCCCTTTAAACCATTATTG cAATCCGAAGAGGATGTGAGCCAGTTTGATTCAAAGTTTACACGTCAGACACCTGTTGATAGTCCAGATGACTCAACTCTCAGTGAAAGTGCCAACCGGGTCTTCCTG GGGTTTACGTATGTGGCTCCATCCGTACTTGAAAGCGTAAAAGAGAAGTTTTCTTTTGAACCAAAAATTCGATCACCTCGCAGATTCATTGGCAGTCCTAGGACACcagtcag CCCTGTAAAGTTCTCCCCTGGGGATTTCTGGGGAAGAGGTGCTTCAGCCAGTGCACCAAATACGCAGACACCTGTGGAATATCCAATGGAGACAAGTGGAATAGAACAAATGGATGTGACAGTTTGTGGAGAGGCCTCAGCACCACTTCCAATACGACAACCAAACTCTGGGCCATATAAAAAACAAGCCTTTCCCATGATTTCCAAACGGCCAGAGCACTTGCGCATGAATCTATGA
- the RPS6KB1 gene encoding ribosomal protein S6 kinase beta-1 isoform X2 produces MAGVFDIDLDQPEDAGSDEELEEGGQLSESMDHGGVGQYEIGMEHCEKFEISETSVNRGPEKIRPECFELLRVLGKGGYGKVFQVRKVTGANTGKIFAMKVLKKAMIVRNAKDTAHTKAERNILEEVKHPFIVDLIYAFQTGGKLYLILEYLSGGELFMQLEREGIFMEDTACFYLAEISMALGHLHQKGIIYRDLKPENIMLNHQGHVKLTDFGLCKESIHDGTVTHTFCGTIEYMAPEILMRSGHNRAVDWWSLGALMYDMLTGAPPFTGENRKKTIDKILKCKLNLPPYLTQEARDLLKKLLKRNAASRLGAGSGDAGEVQAHPFFRHINWEELLARKVEPPFKPLLQSEEDVSQFDSKFTRQTPVDSPDDSTLSESANRVFLGFTYVAPSVLESVKEKFSFEPKIRSPRRFIGSPRTPVRVTPKFDSLDLHP; encoded by the exons ATGGCGGGCGTGTTCGACATTGACCTGGACCAGCCCGAAGACGCGGGTTCGGACGAGGAGTTGGAGGAGGGG gGTCAGTTAAGTGAAAGCATGGACCATGGAGGAGTTGGCCAATATGAAAT TGGCATGGAACATTGTGAAAAATTTGAGATTTCGGAAACGAGTGTAAACAGAGGTCCAGAAAAGATCCGACCAGAATGCTTTGAGTTACTACGTGTACTTGGCAAAGGAGGTTATGGAAAG GTTTTTCAAGTACGAAAAGTAACAGGAGCAAATACTGGAAAAATTTTTGCCATGAAAGTTCTTAAAAAG GCGATGATTGTAAGGAATGCAAAAGATACAGCACACACAAAAGCTGAGCGTAATATCCTGGAGGAAGTGAAGCATCCCTTCATTGTAGATTTAATTTATGCCTTTCAGACTGGTGGAAAACTCTACCTCATCCTTGAGTATCTCAGTG GAGGAGAACTATTTATGCAGTTAGAGAGAGAGGGAATTTTTATGGAAGACACAGCCTG CTTTTACTTGGCAGAGATCTCAATGGCTTTGGGGCACTTACATCAAAAAGGAATCATCTATCGAGATCTGAAGCCGGAAAATATCATGCTTAATCATCAAG gtcATGTAAAACTAACAGACTTCGGACTGTGTAAAGAATCTATTCATGATGGAACAGTCACACACACTTTCTGTGGAACAATAGAATACAT GGCCCCTGAAATCTTGATGAGAAGTGGGCATAATCGTGCTGTGGACTGGTGGAGTTTGGGGGCATTGATGTATGACATGCTGACTGGAGCA CCCCCGTTCACTGGGGAGAACCGAAAGAAAACCATTGACAAGATTCTCAAATGTAAACTCAACTTGCCTCCCTACCTCACGCAAGAAGCCAGAGATCTGCTTAAAAAG CTGCTAAAAAGAAATGCTGCCTCACGTCTAGGAGCTGGTTCTGGAGATGCTGGAGAAGTTCAG GCTCACCCTTTCTTCAGACACATTAACTGGGAAGAGCTGCTAGCTCGGAAGGTGGAACCTCCCTTTAAACCATTATTG cAATCCGAAGAGGATGTGAGCCAGTTTGATTCAAAGTTTACACGTCAGACACCTGTTGATAGTCCAGATGACTCAACTCTCAGTGAAAGTGCCAACCGGGTCTTCCTG GGGTTTACGTATGTGGCTCCATCCGTACTTGAAAGCGTAAAAGAGAAGTTTTCTTTTGAACCAAAAATTCGATCACCTCGCAGATTCATTGGCAGTCCTAGGACACcagtcag GGTAACCCCTAAATTTGACAGTTTGGACCTTCATCCATAA
- the RPS6KB1 gene encoding ribosomal protein S6 kinase beta-1 isoform X3: MAGVFDIDLDQPEDAGSDEELEEGGQLSESMDHGGVGQYEIGMEHCEKFEISETSVNRGPEKIRPECFELLRVLGKGGYGKVFQVRKVTGANTGKIFAMKVLKKAMIVRNAKDTAHTKAERNILEEVKHPFIVDLIYAFQTGGKLYLILEYLSGGELFMQLEREGIFMEDTACFYLAEISMALGHLHQKGIIYRDLKPENIMLNHQGHVKLTDFGLCKESIHDGTVTHTFCGTIEYMAPEILMRSGHNRAVDWWSLGALMYDMLTGAPPFTGENRKKTIDKILKCKLNLPPYLTQEARDLLKKLLKRNAASRLGAGSGDAGEVQAHPFFRHINWEELLARKVEPPFKPLLCQCP, translated from the exons ATGGCGGGCGTGTTCGACATTGACCTGGACCAGCCCGAAGACGCGGGTTCGGACGAGGAGTTGGAGGAGGGG gGTCAGTTAAGTGAAAGCATGGACCATGGAGGAGTTGGCCAATATGAAAT TGGCATGGAACATTGTGAAAAATTTGAGATTTCGGAAACGAGTGTAAACAGAGGTCCAGAAAAGATCCGACCAGAATGCTTTGAGTTACTACGTGTACTTGGCAAAGGAGGTTATGGAAAG GTTTTTCAAGTACGAAAAGTAACAGGAGCAAATACTGGAAAAATTTTTGCCATGAAAGTTCTTAAAAAG GCGATGATTGTAAGGAATGCAAAAGATACAGCACACACAAAAGCTGAGCGTAATATCCTGGAGGAAGTGAAGCATCCCTTCATTGTAGATTTAATTTATGCCTTTCAGACTGGTGGAAAACTCTACCTCATCCTTGAGTATCTCAGTG GAGGAGAACTATTTATGCAGTTAGAGAGAGAGGGAATTTTTATGGAAGACACAGCCTG CTTTTACTTGGCAGAGATCTCAATGGCTTTGGGGCACTTACATCAAAAAGGAATCATCTATCGAGATCTGAAGCCGGAAAATATCATGCTTAATCATCAAG gtcATGTAAAACTAACAGACTTCGGACTGTGTAAAGAATCTATTCATGATGGAACAGTCACACACACTTTCTGTGGAACAATAGAATACAT GGCCCCTGAAATCTTGATGAGAAGTGGGCATAATCGTGCTGTGGACTGGTGGAGTTTGGGGGCATTGATGTATGACATGCTGACTGGAGCA CCCCCGTTCACTGGGGAGAACCGAAAGAAAACCATTGACAAGATTCTCAAATGTAAACTCAACTTGCCTCCCTACCTCACGCAAGAAGCCAGAGATCTGCTTAAAAAG CTGCTAAAAAGAAATGCTGCCTCACGTCTAGGAGCTGGTTCTGGAGATGCTGGAGAAGTTCAG GCTCACCCTTTCTTCAGACACATTAACTGGGAAGAGCTGCTAGCTCGGAAGGTGGAACCTCCCTTTAAACCATTATTG TGTCAGTGCCCATAG